Part of the Arvicanthis niloticus isolate mArvNil1 chromosome 3, mArvNil1.pat.X, whole genome shotgun sequence genome is shown below.
CAAAGGCATACTGACGAGGGCTGGGAATGCAGCTCACTTGGTAGAGTGGCTGCCGAGCACACACAGGGCCCTAGATTCAGTCTCCAGTGCCACACAAAACCAGGTGTGGGGCTGCAcgcctgaaatctcagcactctgcagatggaggcaggagataaaaaaatccaagtttatctttggctacacagtgagttagagaccagcctggcaTTATGTGAGGCTCttatctcaaagaaaacaaaatatgttgatAAGCCTGCCTATCTTCTATCAAGACTAAGGCCCAACAAAGGTATAAAGAGGGTGAACTGGTGGATACATAGTTCTACAAACTTACTAGGGAGAAAATAATTAAAGTGGAACAAAGACTAGAATAGAGAAATTACTGGACGCAACAATTTAATATAATAGACACCAAAGATATCTCCCTCAGACAAAAGggttataaataaatttaaaaattcaaactttACTTCAAGGATAAACCAATTTGTGGAAGTATTCCATAAAATCTATACAAGTctctaattgaaaaaaataaaaaccctaacaCATTAATTAGTATGTTCTATTGCAGAGAATAGAGTATTATTGTAGCTTATGTGCAATACATGAGATTAGTTTTCATTCTCCGTAAGGAGAAACCGTATGTGCCCACATATACTTGTAGCCAGCCTGGCTCCCTTTCATGATAAAGAGTAAGTGCTTTTGCCCACAGCAAGGATGACTCCATCCCATCTCGCCCATGTGCAGCATGTCCTGAGCTTCCTCTGACAAATGTGCTGTGGTGTGAGACTATGCTTGCCTGTTCCCACACTAGAAAAAGGTCTGCATCTCCAAATGGCAAATTCACTTGATGGGCTCTGACATTTAAGGGAAGACGGCCCCCAAAGGGCAGCAGATGTGACCTTGCAATTTTGCACTAATGCATTTGATGCCATGTTTCTCTTTGTAACCTaggtacatttaaaaagaaagtcatttAATTGGTTTGGCCATCATTtcttttgatacatttttttGGTCAGCTAATCAGATACTGATCAGAAAGGTTATCTTTCTGAGAAATCTTAATGTGAATTAAACAAGCTATGACCAGCCTAAAGATGGCATGATTTGGGCAAACATGAGGTAAATTCACTCTACTGCTTGAGAAGTGGCCAGGAGCACAGCTGGTTACCTGGAGGCCCACAGCTACCTTCCATAGGACATCTGGAGCAATCTCTCTTAACCCACAGCTACCTTCCATAGGACATCTGGAATAATCTCTCTTAAGAAAGTATTCTTTCCTACCTACAAATTAATTTCCCTCAAATCTACTTTTCAAGAAACTGTCATTCAGCCTTCCACtaacagaaaagagaaacttaGGAAACCCAGAAAAGTGACTTATTATGATAgtcataaatttatatatttttcttaaagtgttttaactcatttttttatagaaaataagcTTTAAAACCCTCTTTTATATCCCATCAAAATTTTGTGCAAATATCTCAAGTCCATTATTCCAGTCTTCAGACATTAGGAAAAtgtcaataaatacaaatattataataaagaattttaaaatttcaatgtaTGTTATAGAAACTTGGAAGTAGTATGATGGATCCATACGTTAATAAGATTGAAAACTCAATTACCAGCACAAAATTCTAGCCCCAACAGAGGTTACAACTGATATACCATAGGCATCTCAAGCTCTCCAATTTACCCAGTAGCAATATAAGCAAAtagtaaatgtgtgtgtaaaacaagatgttataGCAACATAGAATTGGTTTACATAAAATAATGACAACTGTCAGCATGGGAATTTGTCTGATAAATGGAGAAACAGTAGGACTAGATTACTGATCCTAGAAAGGAGAGATAAAACTGGTAAAGACTCCTCCACTAAAAGCCTGGTCTTTCCTTACTGGGGACCTTTTGCATAGACCTCATAAATACACAAAACCTGGCCAGAACCCTGCTTACAGACAACTACCTTCCATCAGCACTATGGACCTTTAGTTAAAATAGCAGCCATACTCACAAGAGGAATAAGCATAGGGGTCAGATTCTGATAACCAGTTATGACGTACCACAACAGGACTAAATCAGCCAAGAATACATCTTGCCTGATAAATGGAATATTCTGACTTTTCTGGTATGTAGAAAGAGGGCTAGATAGCATGAGGAGGGGCTTGGGCCTCTGAGATGGATAAGTAAACTTGTGTTTACCTGAGACAAGTATGTGCAAATGGTATATAATTCAACCAGGATATAAAATGGAAGAACCAAACTGGTAGAAGCTTCTGCATTTTAATCTTAAGATTTGCTGAAATAGAACCTCCAACATAGTGTTGAGCTGCACATAAAGCTATTAGAGAGCAGACTGTTTTCAAAGGACAAATTGGCAAGTGATGGCTATGCACTTAATGTATCTTTGGTTTAGGAAGACGAGAATATCGATTAGAGGCTACACAATCCCCAGAATGCAAACTGCTGTGTGGAGCATGCAGTTCTTTCGGTCGTGATAACGGCCTTGGGATGCTTGTCTTGGCCTGGAAGTTTTGAGGCTCTGCTTGGGgattgcttatttgtttttgcttGAAAGAGCCAGAAGGGGGACGGAGTTTAGATGTTTTCAGATTCAAATGATTTGCAAGATTGTTTTGATTCGATGTTGGCTGATGTTTTGAATTGCATGGTGTGATTCCTGGTGCCTTCTTACATGTGGAAGTTCTACTTGGTGATGagtcagaatctgaaggaggtGTCAAAGAACTCAAGTTGGATGGCTTTAAAAGCTGCAAGGACTTGGGCTGAGGACATTGGTTTCTTCCACCCCTCTTAGTCTGGTCCACTGTACTTGACTGGGAAGGggtctgaggaggaggaggagttacaAACTGCATGTCACTAGGTTTTTTCTCTGCCAAATGATAAGGCTCTTGAGCATTCCGAGTCATGCTCAGGTTCATTTCAGAAGGTGTGTCCTTCACCACATCCACTGGGAACTGTGGGCTTGACGAAAAAGGACGCTCTTCCAAACCACGGCTGCTGTCTTGTTGCAAGCCATGTGTAAAGCTTCCATCTGGATGCGCACCACCTGGACACATGCCTTGGACTGCATAGTCACTGTGGGCCTCGATACGTTGTGACTTTATTAATTTTCCCTGGGCGTGGTCTGTAGATCTGGGAAGGCTGCTGGAAGGCTGTAGTACTTGAggctgttaaaatttaaaaacagtaccaacaatttatattaaaaatttaccAAGAATTAATGCAAGTTTAATTATAATTAAGCAAAACTGCCACTTATACTTTAATATGGAAAATATGTGATTTCTTAAAGAATGGATTGCTATATCCAAGCAAACTCATGACACATATAAAAATGATTATGCAAACAAAAATGATACAAGCAGCAAACACTGAACAAGATCCAAAATTAAATGGGACAAAAGAAAATCTTGAAGTATTTACTGAAGGGGGGAATCCCTGCACCATTATATTTATTGTCTTTACTACCCTTACCTACAAGGGATCCCGAGCACATTTCAGTAGCactttgatttaattttcataGGTGGTACTCACATCTAAAGGTAACCTTCAGCATATTACccactttattttataaacattgttttgcatacatgtgtatatgtgcaccatgtgtgtgcctggtaacTGTAGAGGCTAAAttagggcatcagattctctggaactgaagttacaggcggTTCTAAGGTTCCCTGTGCCTGGGAACTGATCCTGGTCCTATGCAAGAGCattcagagctcttaaccacagagtcatttctctagctattatgcattttaaaattcatgttttaaTGCTTGTTGTCAAATGCTATATCTCTTTTGAGAATTACCAAATACAAGATTTAGAGTAAAAGACTATTGTATTAGTTTATATGAAATTCTAATAACTTAAACAAAAACATACTGGGCTTACACTTAGCCCAGTATTTGCAAAGCACTAAGTTCAACCCTTGGAGCCCCAGCAAACCAAAAGTCTTTTCAGTGACAGCTGAGAGAGTATAGAGATGCAAGCACCTGGAACTAAAAGCAAGCACAGAAGACAAGTTCTTAAGGCTATGTAGCCTTGTGTGCCTTCAGTAACCTACTGAGACAACACTTTACGAACTCAAGAGAACATATGACCCTTTATTTTTGGCTATCcagtttttagggtttttttgtttgtttgtttttgttttgttttgttttgttttttttaaaaaggtacaaACTAACATGGGGGTCAGTTAAAACAATCAGTAACCATTTCCTCTCCCAGACATATACTTTCTATTTAATATCTTGGGCTAAAGTTTCATATACTTTGGGTTTAAAAGTGTGAATTTTAATGAATAGTTTTTCactaataaaatactttttactaTGCTAATCTACAAAGAAACCTACACAGTGCCATTTCAGCACCTCTGCTGCAGGAATGGACTTCTCTGGTTGCATCACTGTGTTCTGTTACTCCTTGGCCAGCACTGGAAGTGACTGCCCAGGGTCAGCAGAAACAGACTGGAGTGACATGGCTAGGACTGACTGAGAACAGGATCAGCGCTCAGAAGGGACGGCCTGGTACTTTAAAAGAAGGGGAGGAATCATAAGATATCATGTTAGTTATTGCTCCAGCATGGAGGAAGGAGGGGCCCACAAGCTCCAACTCCTGTGGCGCAATGAACAAGCTGACAGCTTTGAGGGGAAGGTGTTCATTCTCTTCAAGGATGCTACTCCTGGTAGATTAGCCAAGCTGAAGTGGAAGACTATAAACCAAGGAGAacatgggcaacacaaattggattgataagttattttatttttactcttcaaaaaaaagaatacaaggtTGGGATGAAGAAATGAAGGCAAATTCTGGGAGGGGATGTGGAAGAACTGAGTGGGTAAGAATGATCAAACCACATGTATGCATTCATTaaggttttaagaaaaaaacttatttaaaagCCAAAACAATAGTCAAAATTAATctgtacaaagaaataaatactaaGATTAACTCTGACTGTGGAATGTTTAAAATAAAGCTAACCCAATCACTGCCTAAAGCTAACTATCCCAGACTTCAAAGACAGTAGGTACTTTAATAACCTATTATCATGGAGATGAATAAAATGTTTAACatgaaaaatactaaaattcAGTGGATTCCCTGAAGGTTTCCCTAGTAAGCATATAAAAGTAATCACAAATGTCAAAACGATTTAATAGATCAAACAGGGCCATACTAAGGAAGTCAGGATCTCCCCAAGGCGGGGTCTAGAAAACAGCAGCACTAATGGCCAAGCACAGGGacctctattttcttttctcacctcCAAACAGAATAAAGTTGTCTTATACCAATGTAAAAGATcttaaagcaatttaaaaactgaaaatataagtgacaaatttttttttggtttt
Proteins encoded:
- the Ccser2 gene encoding serine-rich coiled-coil domain-containing protein 2 isoform X5, yielding MNRFDRTDRNVRQSQDGFWKRPPQRWSGQDHYHLSHPDHYHHHGKSDLSRGSPYRESPLGHFESYGGTPFFQAQKMFVDVPDNTVILDEMTLRHMVQDCTAVKTQLLKLKRLLHQHDGSGSLHDVQLSLPSSPEPEDGDQIYKNEDLLDEIKQLKEEIKKKDEKIQLLEQQLATRCNCHQKSKEEKCTYADKYTQTPWRRIPPQVLQPSSSLPRSTDHAQGKLIKSQRIEAHSDYAVQGMCPGGAHPDGSFTHGLQQDSSRGLEERPFSSSPQFPVDVVKDTPSEMNLSMTRNAQEPYHLAEKKPSDMQFVTPPPPQTPSQSSTVDQTKRGGRNQCPQPKSLQLLKPSNLSSLTPPSDSDSSPSRTSTCKKAPGITPCNSKHQPTSNQNNLANHLNLKTSKLRPPSGSFKQKQISNPQAEPQNFQAKTSIPRPLSRPKELHAPHSSLHSGDCVASNRYSRLPKPKIH